CACCGACCGGCATGTGAAGTCCGCGTCCGGCACCTGGGAGAGCAAGCGCATCGTGCTCGCCAAGGAGAAGGTGGGCTTCTCGCTCCACGAGACCGTGCTCTACGCGGGCACCGAGACCTCCATGTGGTACGCGAACCACATCGAGGCGGTCCTGTGCACCGAGGGCGAGGCCGAGCTCACCAACGACGAGACGGGCGAGACCCACTGGATCTCCCCGGGCACGATGTACCTGCTGGACGGCCATGAGCGGCACACCCTGCGGCCCAAGACCGACTTCCGCTGCGTGTGCGTCTTCAACCCGCCCGTCACCGGACGGGAGGACCATGACGAGAACGGTGTCTACCCACTGCTGACCGAGGAGGCCTGAACCGTATGACCACCGAAGTACGCGCCGATCTGTACCCCTCGCGCGGCGCCGCCGAGATGACCACTCCCCGCCAGGACCCGGTCATCTGGTCCGCGCCGGGCGCACCGGGCCCGATCGCCGCCAAGGACCTCCAGGGATACGAGCACGACGGCTTCCTCACCGTCGACCAGCTGATCACCCCCGACGAGGTCGCCGTCTACCGGGCGGAGCT
This DNA window, taken from Streptomyces griseus subsp. griseus, encodes the following:
- a CDS encoding ectoine synthase, with protein sequence MIVRSFKDIENTDRHVKSASGTWESKRIVLAKEKVGFSLHETVLYAGTETSMWYANHIEAVLCTEGEAELTNDETGETHWISPGTMYLLDGHERHTLRPKTDFRCVCVFNPPVTGREDHDENGVYPLLTEEA